The sequence TTTCCTGAAATACACTGTCCCCGTTGCCTAATTCAGCCTGCtacttgtttttttcacttaaagAAAACTGGTTCTAGAGTCACGAATATTTAACtaaaagttgattatttttgtttggttttgttttccttcttactCACCAAGGCTGTTCAAAAAGGGACCATAAAGTGCAATTTTATGGGGGCTGCTCTTGGAGACTCGTGGATTTCTCCCTTGGGTACGTTTAAAATCCTCAGACTGTGGGTGGGTAtttgttgttgtgttgtttttaaatcGTTCCATGGATACCGTGGGTGGGTGgttgttgttgtgttgttttttaataattccaTGGATACCTAGAGTCAAAAATGCCAGTACTGCCTTAACTGAATTAAATCTCTAGTGAGTCTggaaaatcaaaaagaaatacttcaacACTGCAAGCTGTGATTGAAGAATCTGCCTTTAGAATGTACTATGAAAAGTCAGAGagtaaaaaataaagtcagCGAGGAGTATACTTGCATTTGAAGAGGGGTGGTGGTGAAATGTCCCTGCACATCTCTACAGCATCTGAGGTGTTTTGGTACAAGTACTGCACTTAAAATGTGGCCCCCAAATGATTGACAAAACCTCAACTgaggttttctctttcttttcacaagAAGACCTTGTGCTGAGGAACTGATGTGCTCTCAGACTTGGAAGAGAGACAGTGTGTGTCTGGTGGAGGacaagaaacaaattaaaggaCTCTTGATCCTTCAACGAGATTGGCCAGGGCAGGCTTCACAATTCTTTGCAGCATGGGACAGTATCAAGCAAACACCTGTCTGTCTCCTATCAGCTGATCCCTGAGACCTTGTAAACAAACTTGTTataaaacaaatctgttttataTCTAAGTTTATTTCCACTATAACTTTTGCAAACAGATCAGTTTAGACAAAGCCCGTTCACTTGTCAGATCTCTCCTCGTGTTCTGGCAATGTGCTGCAGTGTTGGGTTGAGAACATTTTGGTAAGAACATGTCTGttgctttaaataaatttcACTGATTAATGTTTAGGGGCTGAATGACATTgcaatgcttttatttgttctcaGGACTTGTAAAGAACTTGCTCTGTGGTACATAACCTTTGGGCTAAACTGAGCTGACAGTACCTCTTTACTGATTAGTTCGTCTCCATATATGGTTACAATCATTCTTGCTACAGTAAAGGAAAACATAtgtcaaaaccaaaagcaatgtttgaaatctgttctgtttctttagaCTCTGTGCTGTCTTGGGGGCCCTACCTTTACAGCACTGTAAGTACCTTCTTAACCTCAGTCCTCACCTGATTACTTGTACTGCCATGCAGTATAAATGGATAGTATAGTGATTTTTAAGGTTAGCTCTTACCTGGAATAACACCTTGAAAGCATGGAAACTGTTAGTGAGGAATGAATGTGAAATTACAATTAAAGCTGTCTTCCTTTGTGTTTGTCTTTAAGTCTCTCCTTGATGATAAAGGTCTAGCAGAAGTGACTGGTGTTGCCAAAGAAATAATggatgcaataaataaaaatcagtatggGCTGGCCACTGAGCTCTGGGGCAAGGCTGAAGATATCATTGAAGAGGTGAGATCTTTGACCAGCATTAGTATCTAACTGGTGCCTGGGGAGGCACAGAACTTCAGGTTATCCTTTCTGTGAGCACTGGGCTGACATGAATTCTCCAGCATCCCATCTAGTAATTTTTGGCAGTGTTTGTTTTATCACAGTGCTGATGTAAAAGGGCTGTTTGTTTGCTGCGCACCGCTGTGCGATTTTAAGAGGAAGTGGGTAGGGCAACCCATACGGGCTTGCAGTATTGCATCAAGGCTTCAACCTGGCACATCACTTAAGTAGATCCTTATTTTTTAGCGTGCAGTTAGTCCCATTGATTTCTGTAGAACTCAGTCTCAACTTAAATGAGCTGTGTCTCCTTGAAAGCTTTGTTTTGGATATTGAAAACTATGAAGCAAGACACACATTTCAGGTTAAGCATAGATCTCTGTTTAAAGAACCATAGTAGGTGCACAGGATGGAAAGGAACCTCAAGTTACATTCTGTTACTGTGGGTTACTGCATCTTGTTACTTAGCAAGTTCCAGCTTAAAAGATAGGTAAAGTTTTACTCATTTTTCCCGTTGAAGTGTTGCTCAAAAATCTcattcttctgttgttttagTACAAGTAAAGCTCTGGCTTCCTCAGAAAGATGAATCTGGATCTGCttccttttgttgctttttttttcttttttttttttttcttttaaacgATGCCTTGCAAATAGTTGGTTTCACTTACTGTTTGGAAGGAGCTTGTGGTTCCTATTTTGCCTTTCTTAAGTCTGTTTATCTTCCCAGTTGTGGTATTGCTGTCAGGGTACAAGCACTTCATTTCTTTTAGGGTTGCTGTTGTGAGCTGATTTCTGTGCatcagaacttttaaaaattcaaaaattgAATAAAGCCCGGCTTCAGGGATCTTGAGTAACTTACTCTTATGGCAGCACTGATCATACTTGTCCTTTTTATGCAGGCAGCCTGGTATGTGCGTCAGAGCTGCTATTCTTCAATTCTTGGTTGCATCCAGATGTCAGCATTTCCAAAGAGGGGTGGCTGATGCCTGTCACAATGTTCTTGAGGAAGCAATTCGGGTTTTGAAGGGTTGTAGGTTGGGAGGATGTTGAGCAACAGGCAGCATCAGGTGAGACTAGATCTGGCAGAAGAGACCATGTCAAAGCATCATCTGGCATTGCAGCTCCCTCCATGAGTAATGAGAATCTGCAGTCATCTGCAGGGTGTCAAGCTTCCTGTAGCTTCACATCCACTTCAGAGAAGTAAACAGCATCTCTGGCACAACCCATGTGCGAACAATAAAAACTTGAGAAACCTCTTCCCTACTTCTCAAAGCAAACATAGAACCAAAGTTTTTTCCATAAGTATCTTCCTGACATGTAGGTGAAATGCCACGTCACAGGGTCCTTTATTTAGTTTTTACTTacccctctttttttcagaatagtCTGTTCCTCATatctgagaaatgtttttttacagTGTTACTGAAATTATCTTGTGTTTTCAGAACACAGACAATGTGAACTTTTATAACATCATGACTAAGGAGGTTCCAGAAGTGAAATCAAATGAACAAGGAAATCTCCATCTCAGTAAGTTGTACTTAAGTACTTGAGCTTCTGAGGCCCTATGTTTGCATTTATATACCTCCAACCCTGACAGTGGGAACAGCCTCAATTTAGCACATCCTTAAAATGGGGCCTTCAGATCCGAACAAGACTGATACTCTCCTGAGCAGAACTTGTTTGCTCTTGCATAAATAGGGTTAAATAGGAATGTGGAACAACCTTTCTATAGATTACACCTCCACCTATTCATCCTGCACAAATTATGCAAAGGAAGCAGTCAGTATAATTGCAGCATAGTTTTATGACCTTTAAGTTACTTCCTCTTAATGTCTCTCATTTCTGTCTTCAAGCTAGGACACAAAAACATCTCATCAATATAGATAGTCTGATTGACTCTTTTGTTCCATGACATTTATGCATCAATGTGAAAAACACATGTATAGAATTTCTTCCAAACTCTTTATCTCTTTTTGTTGGCTTCAGCAGGGAAGGTGAGTGGCACAGTTACCTCCCAAAACTAAAGCACTGCAGCTCAAAAATAACTGCTCTGTTGAGAAGAAACCGTGTCTAAAGCAGAAGCTGATCCCCTGAAAAAGTGCTGTGTTAGCCAAAAGCAGAAATGGGTGGTTGGGTTTTTCGCAAATCATCCCCTGACCTACATAAGGGGTGACTTCAGTGGTTTCTAGTAGAAGTAAGCAAATCTCTCTCTGATGTTgtattttcattagaaaagaGTTGGCTGTGACTGTAACACTGAAAATTGTTACCTACGCAGGATGACTGTCTTAAATGTGCTGATAATCAGTgtgttctctctttttcaaTAGGACTTTACCAACGCCATGTCAGAAATATGCATAAGGACAGCCTAAATGAATTGATGAATGGACCCATCAGAAAGAAGCTAAAAATTATTCCTGACTGTGTGAAATGGGGAGGTACTTTCCTGCCTGCTAGTGTGCATCTAATGAGTCTGTTATTGCTGTTCACAATATCACAGTCTGTAGGAAGATACGTTACTGTAGTAAGCAATCACATTCAATTGTCATTATCCTTGGGCCTAAGAAGAGGCCTTATTCTCAGAAATAACACGTAATGAGGCAGGCCCATGGCAGCAGATGTGGTTCTGATTCTGTATCTATGTTTAGTGAAGCAGCTAAAAATacagggggaggaagaagatCCTCTGTATCTCAGCAGCTGGTTGGTCTTTCGTGCACTCTAAAATCCCTGTTGGTTTCTCTGCCAGAAATCTGGTATCATGTAATGCTGcatggtggggaggggagggtgtaAAACAGGAAGGAAGGCTTAAAggcctgctgccagcaccctgtATGTGGTAACAGGAGGCAGAAGCTGCAGTGCTGTCTGTGAGCTCCAGCGGGAGTGTGGCTGCTTCTGGTCCTCTTTAGTTCCTCAGATGGATAAACCAGTGGCTGCCCCTTTGGGCTACAACTGGTTTCTGTGCAGCTGTGAACTGCACTTTAGAACCCTTAGCCAGCTGCTTCTGTCCCAGCTTGGGGATGGCATTCTTCATCAGTTAAAATTTGTCATCTTTTTGGTTCCAACCAGGTCAGTCCATAGAAGTCTTTCAGAACATGGCTGAGGACTTCATGAAACCTGTCATTGATATTGTTGATCAGCTTTTGGCAGCCAATGTCAATGTTACGGTGTATAACGGGCAGCTGGATCTCATTGTTGACACCATGGGTAAGGGACTTCTTGACCGGGGTTGGGAACAGGTGACGAGTAGAATGTGAAGCTGCCGGTAATATTGGTACCGGGATCTCTGCAGTCTTCTGTGGAAATCTCTTATCTTACTGGCAACACTTAAGTAGTAGTCACAAATTAGCAGCTGTTAGGATGTTTTGTTTACATCTCTCTCAGAGGTGATCCCTTTACCTCCATTATACTGTTGGGAAACAGATCTGCACCATCACTAATTGCTTGTTTTACCGAAGCCTGTAAGTAAGTAGGTAGCTAATAATTCACGTAGTTCTTCTGGCTagacacatatatatgtatgctcATTCATTAATGAAGAACGAGGATAGATGAATAAATACATGGCGATTatcctctctcctgctgtgccTTGAAGATCCTGTTCTCTGGGGCAGAGGTCATGTCTTGCTGTAGATTTGTGCACAACACAACCTAGTGgcctgcagcagagcatggTGCCAGCTGAGGTGGAACGAGGGTGTTGGTAGTTAATCGGGGAGGGCGCAGCTGAAGAGCGGTCACACCTGCTGCTCAGTAACCTGTAGGCTCCTGCACGACTTGGCCACTCAAGGACTTTGTTTGCATCTTGCAAGCAGCAAGGGACAGGCTTGATCAAGTGGCAGTTTGGGAGCCAGGCCAAAGGTTGCTGAAATGCCTTATGTTGCAAGACTGCCGCGCTCTCTTCCATTCACCTTTTCTTACTGATTTAAATAATCTGCAGTCACAGACTGAGCTAAAATTGAGTTGCAGTTAACATGTAAATTCTTCCAGTAGTTCAGAGGTAAGCTAAAGCTTTGTCCCCCTTGGAATTGTCCTTGGAATTGGGGCTTTTTCCTGTCTTGACCTCCACCTTTTCTAGCCAGcacctgaaaacagaaaaatttctAGTCTCTCCATATGACTGACTAATAAACAGAGAAGCAGTGTCTCTTCAGATCTCTAAGAAGGGGACTTGGTGTGGCCGATCCTTCTCCATAGCAGGACGTTCAAGGTGATTAAGGAGTAAAGCAAAACATGTCAGAAATGTGGGAGCTGTAGAACCTCTGAGGCACATGTTCAACTTGTGCAATCATAAGTGCATTTCACTTAAATCttcactgtttgctttttcccttctccctccatTGGTTTGTTTCAGCTTGTCCTGAACATAGCCTTGGTTGTTTCTGTAGAcatagcaaaattatttttagaatctGAGCATACAGAGACTTCCCACTGACTCTGCTGTATTGGTATCTAGTACAGTGGGCATCCAGCTGAACGGGGACTCCCAAGTTGCTATGTCAGTATTGGTGTAATCAAGCATCTCTCTTCTCTCTAACAGGCCAGGAGGCTTGGATCCGGAAACTGAAATGGCCGAATTTGAACCAGTTCAGCCAGCAGAGGTGGAAGGCACTCTATGTGTCTCCAGAATCCACTGAGACAGCTGCTTTCCACAAGGCCTATGAGAACTTCGCTTTCTTCTGGATTCTTAAGGCTGGGCACATGGTAAATAATGGAGTGGGATGCACCGTTATcagcaagaaaactgaagatGCATATACGCTTGCTCTCTGCTTCCTTATGGCAGCTGCTTACCTTGTGCTCTTATCTCTGTGCTAGGTACCATCTGATCAAGGAGAGATGGCGCTGAAAATGGTCAGGATGGTGACGCAACAGCAGCAGTAGGGAAGGGGAGGCCAGCTGGCCTCGCTTCCTGCTGAATGTCCGTGCTCTTGCAGAATGTGTGTCCAGAGTAAGAAGCCGCAGGAGGAACAACAGCTGTTTGGACCCATAGCCTCTCTGTTTTTGCTGATAACATGCACAAGCATGTATGGAAAGGcgttttttttccttgaatgagtttttgcttttgaatttgtAAGCTGTGATTTGCTGCCTTAACACTGTTCATAATGACTCTTCCAGAGGGAAGTCCACTGTCATAAACAACTATCCCTTGCCTTTGACTTGGAAGGATTTTGTGCTTTTGTAAAAAGC comes from Falco naumanni isolate bFalNau1 chromosome 1, bFalNau1.pat, whole genome shotgun sequence and encodes:
- the SCPEP1 gene encoding retinoid-inducible serine carboxypeptidase isoform X2; amino-acid sequence: MFWWLYYADNPTKDFTELPLILWLQGGPGASGCGFGNFEEIGPLDKEMKRRNTTWLQAASILFVDNPVGTGFSYVDDCSLFAKNLTTVVSDMMVFLGEFFTRRTEFQTIPFYIFSESYGGKMAAGIALELHEAVQKGTIKCNFMGAALGDSWISPLDSVLSWGPYLYSTSLLDDKGLAEVTGVAKEIMDAINKNQYGLATELWGKAEDIIEENTDNVNFYNIMTKEVPEVKSNEQGNLHLRLYQRHVRNMHKDSLNELMNGPIRKKLKIIPDCVKWGGQSIEVFQNMAEDFMKPVIDIVDQLLAANVNVTVYNGQLDLIVDTMGQEAWIRKLKWPNLNQFSQQRWKALYVSPESTETAAFHKAYENFAFFWILKAGHMVPSDQGEMALKMVRMVTQQQQ
- the SCPEP1 gene encoding retinoid-inducible serine carboxypeptidase isoform X1 translates to MGPPPPVLLLVLPLVLPLLAAGVVLRQSQEPKELWGYVQVRSKAHMFWWLYYADNPTKDFTELPLILWLQGGPGASGCGFGNFEEIGPLDKEMKRRNTTWLQAASILFVDNPVGTGFSYVDDCSLFAKNLTTVVSDMMVFLGEFFTRRTEFQTIPFYIFSESYGGKMAAGIALELHEAVQKGTIKCNFMGAALGDSWISPLDSVLSWGPYLYSTSLLDDKGLAEVTGVAKEIMDAINKNQYGLATELWGKAEDIIEENTDNVNFYNIMTKEVPEVKSNEQGNLHLRLYQRHVRNMHKDSLNELMNGPIRKKLKIIPDCVKWGGQSIEVFQNMAEDFMKPVIDIVDQLLAANVNVTVYNGQLDLIVDTMGQEAWIRKLKWPNLNQFSQQRWKALYVSPESTETAAFHKAYENFAFFWILKAGHMVPSDQGEMALKMVRMVTQQQQ